GCAGGGCCTCCTTCTCCTCGACCTTCTTGCCACCGGCGATGACGATCGGCACGGGGCAGGAGCTGGTGACCGTCTCGAAGCCGTCCTCGACGTAGTATGTCTTCACGAACGCGGCGCCGAGCTCGGCGCTGATGCGGGTCGCGAGGCGGAAGTAGCGCGCGTCGCGCACCATGTCGCGGCCGACCGCGGTCACCGCGAGCACCGGGATGCCGGTGCGCTGACCCTGGTCGACGAGCGTGGTGAGGTTCTTGACCGACTTGGTCTCGTTGTCACCGCCGATGAACACCTGCACCGCGAGGGCGGCCGCATCCAGGCGCACGGCGTCGTCGATCGAGACCGCGATCTCCTCGTCCGAGAGCTCCTTGAGGACGCTGGGGCCGCCGGAGGCGCGCAGCACGATGCCCTTGCCGTTCTCGGCCGGGATGGTGGTGCGCAGGGCACCGCGGGTGCACATGAGCGCGTCGGCCTGCGGGACCAGCGGCAGGATGGACCGCTCGAGGTTCTCGAGACCCGAGGTGGGGCCCTGGAAGTAACCGTGGTCGAAGGCCAGCATGAGGGTCTTGCCGTCGGCCGGGTCGAACACGCGCGACAGACGCGCGCGCATGCCCCAGTCCTGGCCCGACTGCCCCTTCAGGTGGAAACCGGCGGAGGGAGCGCTGGCCCCCGAGAAGTCGGTTCCGTCGCGGAGGTCGTCGAGGTCAGCCATGAAGGGACTCCTTCTTTTCTGTGGTGGTGGGGACCGCCCGGGACGAGCCCGGGGAGAGTGAGGCGCGCAGGCGCCGGATGGTGGCCCGGCCCGTGCCGGTGGAGGCCGAGGCGATGATCACGACGAGGACGACGAGCACGCCCTTGAGCACGTTCTGCGCACCGACGGACCAGCCGACGAGGTTCAGCAGACCGGAGAGGAGCACGAAGAAGAGCGCACCGGTCCACGCGCCCGCGGGTACCGGGCGTCCGCCGGAGATGAGCGTCCCGCCGATGACGACGACCGCGATGGAGTCGAGCATGTACGACGTGCCGAGCACGGTGCTGGGCGAGATGAACGCGGCCAGCAGGCCCCCGACGAGACCGGCGAACCCGGCGCTGAGCAGGTAGGCGGTGGCGGTGACGCCGGCCACCTTGATGCCGGCCCGCTCGGCGGCGCGGTCGCTCTGACCGACGGCGATGATCGAGAGTCCGAGCCGGGTGTGCTTCAGCACGAACCAGATCACGACGGTGACGAGGACGACCAGCAGGGCGATCGCCGGGATGCCGAGCACCTTCGCGTTGACGAAGGAGCGCAGGGCCGGGTCGGCCGAGCCGCGGGCCGCATCCGCCAGCAGCAGGGTGGCGCTGGTGACGATGAGGCTCGTGGCGAGGGTGGCGATGATCGGCGGCACGCGCAGGAGCAGGATGGCGGCGACGCTGATGAGCCCCGCGGCGACACCTGCGCCCGCGGCGGCGAGGAGCCCCGCCACGGGACCCGCCGTGGCACCCACGGCGACCGAGATGTACGACGTCATCGAGATGATCGTGCCGACCGAGACGTCGATGTTGCCGGGTCCGAGGGTGATCACGATCATCTGCCCGAGCGCCACGAGCACGAGGAACGGGGCGAGCGAGAGCGCCTGGGTGAGCGGGTCGAGCGGGGCGCCGGGGCGCACCGAGATGATGACGGCCCAGACGGCGAGCACGCCGATGAGCGACCAGCCCCAGGCGGGCCAGACGAAACCGCGGCGGGCGCGGGTGGCGCTGTTGTCGAGGGCGTTCATCGGGCGAACCTCTCCGTGATGATGCGTCCGGCCAGCACGGCGATGACGATGACGCCCTGCGCCGCCGACTGCAGGCTGGAAGGAAGGTTGATGAGGCTGAGGAGCACCGTGATGAGCCCCAGGGTGACCGCGCCGAGCGTGGCGCCGATGGGCAGGGCCCGGCCACCGGAGAAGGTGCCGCCGCCGAGGATCACCGCGGCGATCGTCATGAGCGTGTATTCGCTGGCGGCGTTGATGTCGCCGGACCAGGTCTGCGAGGCGAGCATGAGCCCCGCGAGGATCATGAAGACGGCGGCGATCACGTAGGCGGTGATGCGGGTGCCGGCCAGCGACACCCCGGCCTTCTCGAGCGTGGGGGCCTGCGAGCCGAGTGCCCGCATCCGGGTGCCCATGCGGGCACGGCGGGTGACGTACCAGCCGAGCAGCGTCGCGGCGATGATGAAGATGACCGGCGCCGGGAACCAGGTCGGACGCCAGGTGGAGATGACCGACAGCCAGTCCGGGGTCGCCCCGCCCGGGGTGGGCCGGATCTGCAGGCCGATGCCGAGCCAGACGAACGACATCCCGAGGGTCAGGATGATGGAGGGCACTCCGCGGCGCTGCACCACGTAGGCGATGACGGCGTAGATCGCGACGATCCCGACGATCGTGCCGAGCGCGAGCAGCGGCGCGTCGATGAAGAGGGTGGCGGCGATGACGGTGACGAGGCCGACGAGGTAGCCGACGCTCAGGTCGATGTCGCCGACGCTCATGATGATCATCTGCGCCTGGGCCGCCAGCACGAGCGGCACCGACGACATGAGCATGAGGGTGAGGCCGGGAACGCTCAGGATGCCGGGCTGCAGGGTCGCGGTGATCGCGAAGATCGCGACCAGGGCGACGAGCGAGAGCAGTGCCGGCGAGCCGTTCGAGGCGCTCGCGCGGGCCCGCTGCCCGGCGGTGGGATAAGAGACGGTGGCGGTGCTCATCGAGCGTCCTCCTCAGTGGGGGCGTCGCTGCCGAACGAGTCGGCGATGATGCGGTCTTCGGCGATCTCGTCGCCGGCGAGCTCCGAGACGATGCGGCCGGAGCGGAACACGTACACGCGGTCGCAGTGGGCCATCTCCCCGTTCTCGGTGGAGTACCAGACGACCGAGCGGCCGCGGGCGGCCTCGACGCGCATGAGCGCGTACAGCTCGTTCTTGGTGGCGACGTCGACGCCGCGGAACGGGTCGTCGAGCAGCACGAGGGAGGCATCCGTGGCAAACGCGCGCGCGACGAGCACCTTCTGCTGGTTACCGCCGGAGAGCGAGGTGATGGGGGCGCGGGCGCCGCCCTTGACGTTGAGGCGCTCCACCCACTGCGCGGCGAGGGCGCGCTTGGCCGCCGAGCGGATGACACCGCCGCGGGACAGCTGTCGGGATGCCGACACGGTCAGGTTCTCCGCGACGCTCCAGAGCGGGAAGATGCCGCTGGTCTGGCGGTCGCCGGGCACGTACGCGCGGCGCTTCGCGACGGTCACGCCGCGGCCACCGGCCCAGAGGCGGCGCAGCAGCGTGTCCTGGCCGTGTCCGGCGAGGCCGGCGAGTCCGATGATCTCGCCCGGCTGCACCGTGAAGGGCACGGAGCCCTCGTTCTCGATGCGCGCGACGAGCCCGTCGTTGCGGATGTCGACGGGGGCGCCGTCGGCGTTCGTGACGCGGCGGATGGTGGCGGTGTCGGCATGCACCTCGCCGCCCATGGTCGCCAGCAGCGCTTCCTCTGAGGTGGCGGATGCCGCGACGGTGTCGACGATGCGGCCGTCCTTCATCACGGCGATGCGGTCGGCGTTGGCGAGCACCTCCTGCATCCGGTGCGAGATGAGCACCATGCTCACGCCCGACGCGGTGAGGCGGCGCAGGTGCGTGTAGAGCTGACGCGTGGCGTCGACGCTGAGGGACTCGGTCGGCTCGTCGAGGATGAGCATGGCGAGGTTCGGCGTGCACAGGGCACGGGCGATCTCCACCATCTGACGCTGGGCCATGGTGAGGTTGCTCGTGCGGCGGACGATGCCGATGCCGTGGCCGGGGAACACCTCGTCGAGCGTCTCGGCGACGTGCTTCTCGGCGGTGCGGCGCCAGCCCCACCCGCGCGCGGAGCGGTCGGAGAGCGCGATGTTCTCCGCGACGGTGAGGTCGGGGCAGAGCGCGAGCTCCTGGTAGATCATGCGCACCCCGGCGTCGGCGGCGGCGCGCTGGTTCCACGCGTCGCCGCCGCGCCAGGTGACGCGCCCGGTGTCGGGCTGTTCGCGACCGGCGAGCACCCGCATCAGGGTGCTCTTACCGGCGCCGTTGTGGCCGACCAGTCCGAGGATCTCCCCCGCGGCGACGGTGACGTCGATTCCCGCGAGTGCCCTCGTGTTGCCGTACCGCTTGGACACGTCCGTCGCGGTCAGCACGACGTCGGTCGCTCGGGGGGTGGCAGAGTTCGAGCTCTGCGTCACGGATGTCATCGGGTGTTCTCCTTCGAACCGGTCGGCCGGGCGGTCAGGAGACCGCCGGAGCCTGCACCTTCTCGCCGTCGGCCAGCGCCTTGAGCGCGGCCTCGATGGATGCGTCGTCCCAGGCGATGGACGCGTACTCGTCCGCGTTCAGCTCGGCGACCCAGTAGTCGAGCTCGTCCTGGCTGATCTTCACGAGGGGCAGCACGACGTCGGCGGGGACCTCTTCACCGCGCTCCTTGGCGAGGGCGACGTAGAGGGCGGCGACGACCTGGCCCGGGTCGGTCAGCGCAGCGAACGAACCGTTCGAGATGCCGCTTTCCTTCCAGAAGCTGAGCGACTTGCCGTCGGTGTCGAAGACGACGACGGGGGCCTCACGGCCGGCGGACTCGAATGCCTGCACGACGCCCATGCCGCCGATGCAGCCGGGGACCGCGGCGACCTCGGGCAGCGAGCCCAGGATGCCGACGAGCTCCTTCTGCGCGGTGGCGGAGTCGCAGAAGCCGTTGACCTCGGCGACGACGTTCACGTCCGGGTAGTCCGCGAGGATCTCCAGCTGCCGGTTGTGGAAGGCCTCCTCCGGCTGCGAGCCGATGACGCCGCGGTTGATGACGATGTTGCCGGCGCCGCCGATGGCCTCGAGAGCGGGCTCGAGCGAGTCGGCACCCCACTGGCCGTACTCGTTACGGACGACCGTGCCGCAGCTGGTCTCCATCTCGGCGTCCAGGATGATCACGTTGATGCCCGCGGTGCAGGCCTCTTCGATGACCGGCTTGAGCGCGCTCGAGGAGGCCGGGATGACCATGAGCACGTCGGGGTTCTGCAGCATGAGGCTGCGGATCTGGGACGCCTGCTCGGTGGCGCTGTTCTCGCCCGGAGCGTTGACGACGGAGTACTCCGAGACGATGCCTTCGTCCTTGAGCTTCTCGGCCTCGGTCTCGAACTTGTCGATGAGGGTCAGGCGCCATCCGTTGACGAAGCCGTTGGACAGGGCGATCTTCAGCCCTTCCGGCTCGGTGCCGTCAGCGGTGCCGGCGTCGCTGCCACCGGCACAACCGGCGAGCAGCAGGACCGCGGCGGCGGCAGCGGTGACCGCGGTCGCCGTGCGGCGGATGTTCGGGAACTTCATTGTCATTGCCTCCTGGTTTCGCTTCGTCGCGAGGTGACGAGCGCTGTGCGTTCGGGCGCCAGGTCTGTCAACCTGTTACAACCAACCTGTCATGACGAGTTGGTTGTGACTAACATAGGGACCGGCGTCGGTGCTGTCAATTGCGCGTTGATACGCTCTGAGCACCGCGCGCGCCGGACCAAAGGAGGCCGTCCATGCCGACACCCGCGACGCACGTCGCTCTCGACCGCGAGGCGGACGCACCGCTGTGGCAGCAGCTGGCGCGTGTTCTCCGCGACGAGATCGAGGCGGGCCTTCTGCGCGCCGATCAGGCTCTCCCCTCGGAATCGGAGCTCATCGATCGCTACGGCGTCTCCCGCACGGTGGTGCGTGAGGCCCTCGCCGAACTCGTTCGCGCCGGTCTCATCTACAAGGTGCGTGCCCGCGGATCGTTCGTGTCCCCGCAGCGTCCGGATCTGAAGTTCATCGGGTCGATGACCGGTTCCTCGGACGACCTGTCCACGACCGGGCGGAGCGTCACGACCCGCGTGCTCGACTTCGAGCTGGGCACGGCGGATGCCGAGGATGCCGAGGCCCTCCGCATCCCCGAGGGGAGCCCCGTCGTGCGGCTCCGGCGCCTCCGGCACGTGGACGGCACGCCCTGGCTGCTGGTCGACACCGTGCTGCCGCACGACCGCTTCCCCACGCTCGGCCGCGCGAACCTCGAGAACCGCTCGCTGTACGAGCACCTGCGCCGGCACTTCGGGGTGGAGCCGAGCGGCGCGGACCGCTGGATCAGCGCGGTCGTGCCGACACCCGAGGATGCGGGGCTGCTGGAGCTGGGCCCCGGCCAGCCGGTGCTGTCGATCGAGTCGGTCGCCTGGGACTCCGACGGCGTGCCCTTCGAGCGCTACCACGCCCTGCACCGCAGCGACGAGTCCCGCTTCTACGTCGGCATCCGCTGACCCCCGCCCCCCTCTTTTCCGGTCGACTCGCCAAGAACTGCGGGTACAGCGGGGCCGGCATCCGCACTTCTTGGCGAGTCGACCGGTTCCTGCCCCCGCGTGGAGGCGACAGGCGAGCTCACCCCAGGGCTCCTCCGCACACCTTCCCTGCACGTCATACCGCCTGTGGCAGGATTAGGCGAGATACCCCCATATCCGAGAGGCGTCATGGAGCTCAGCGACTACATCCGTGTCCTGCGGAAGAACTGGCTCGTCATCGTCGTCGTGACGCTGGTGGGCCTGGGAGCCGCGGCGGCCTACTCGCTCACGCGCACCCCTCTCTATGAGGCGGAGAGCCGCGTGTTCGTCTCGACGCAGACGAGCGGATCCGTGCAGGAGCTGCAGCAGGGCTCGGCGTTCACGCAGCAGCGGGTGACGACGTACGTCAACCTCGTGACGACGCCGATCGTGATCAACCCCGTGCTCGACGAGCTCGACCTCGACATGACCGCGGGTGAGCTCGCGAAGCAGGTGTCCGCATCCGCGCCGCTGAACACGACGCTGATCGGCATCACGGTCACGGATCCCGACCCGGTGCTCGCCGCCGACATCGCGAACGCGCTGGGCGCGAGTCTCACGACCGCCGTCGAGGACATCGAGACGCCGGCCGGCCAGGAGCTCAGCCCGGTCAAGCTGACGCGCGTGCAGGACGCCCTGCCCACGAACGTGCCGGTCAGCCCGAACGTCCCGCTCAACCTCGCCCTCGGCACCCTGGTCGGTCTCGCGCTCGGCATCGGCTTCGCGGTGCTTCGCACGGTGCTCGACACGAAGGTGCGCAGCGCCCGCGACATCAACAACCTCACCGATCGTCCGATCCTCGGTGCGATCCCGTTCGACCCGAAGGCGCAGGAGCGTCCGCTCATCCTGCACGCCGACCCGCACAACCCGCGCTCCGAGGCGTTCCGCGCCCTCCGCACGAACCTGCAGTTCATCGAGATGGACGGCGGGCACAGCTTCGTCGTCACCTCCAGCATCCCGAGCGAGGGCAAGTCGACGACGACCGTGAACCTCGCGATCGCGCTGGCGGATGCGGGTAAGCGCGTCGCGCTCATCGACACCGACCTGCGCAAGCCCAAGGTGGCCGAGTACCTCGGCATCGAGGGCGGCGCGGGTCTCACCGACGTGCTGATCGGCCGGGCGAAGGTCGGCGATGTGATGCTCCCGTGGGGCAAGCGTCCGCTGTTCGTGCTGCCGGCGGGCAAGGTGCCGCCGAACCCGAGCGAGCTGCTCGGGTCGAAGCAGATGGCGCAGCTGCTCGAGGCCATCAGCCGCGACTTCGATGTCGTCCTGCTCGATGCTCCCCCGCTTCTTCCGGTGACGGATGCGGCGGTGCTCGCCCGCGTGACGAGCGGAGCGCTCGTGGTGGTCGCGGCCGGGCGCACGACGTCCGGCCAGTTCGAGGGCGCACTCACCGCGCTCGAGACCGTCGACGCGAAGGTCGCCGGCATCATCCTGGCCATGGTGCCCACCCGGGGTGCGGATGCGTACGGCTACGGCTATGGCTACGGTTACGGCGGGTACGGCGCCTACACCTCGGTGACAGCCGCTCCCCCGAAGCCCGCTCCCACAGCACGCAAGAAGCGTCGCGGCGGGGACGCTCACCCTCAGACTTCGCAGGACGTGCCCACCGCCGTTCCCTGATCGTCCGAGAGATGAGAGGGCAATGAGGCAACCTCGATTCCGCACCAGCACCCGGGTCAGATGGTGGTCCGGGGTGCTCGTCGCGGTGCTCGCGGTGGTGGTCATCGTTCTTGTCGTGCTGGCCTTCCAGCGCACCCGGGGCGGCGCGCCGGTCGAGCAGAGCCCCCGCCCCGTCCCGTCTTTCTCGCCGAGCCCGGATGAGACACCCTCCCCCACCGCGACCCCGACCGCGACCCCGACGCCGGTCGTGATCACCGCCCCGGGCGCCGAGGAGCGGTTCCTCTCCGCCGGCAGCGGCGCCCTGTGGCGGGCTACCGCGGGCGCGTGCGGCGGGACGGAGCCGCTGCTGGAGCGGTCGACGGATGAGGGGCGCACCTGGAACGACGTCACCCCTCGCTACCTCGGCATCGGCCAGATCCTGAGCCTGAACGCGTTCGCCGGCACCGAGGCGCAGCTCGTGGCCCTGATGGGTGCGGACTGCGAGGTGCAGGGTCTGCGCACGTTCACGCAGGGCCGCTTCTGGGAGCCGAACGCCGAAGTGCTCGCCGGGGCGACCTACCTTGTTCCGGATGGCGCGGAGGTCATCACCCCGTCCGGACGCGTCGAAGCCCCCTGCGACGCTCCCTGGGGGGTCCGCGCCGGGGGCGGCGCCACCGCGCTCGTGTGCGACGGCATCGCCTACACGCTGGTCGACGACGAGTGGGAGCAGGTGGCCGAGAACGCCCTGGCGGTAGCACTGCAGTCGGGCGCCGTCGTCACCGCCGCGGTCGCCCCAGGTTGCAATGGCATCACGATCTCCGGCGTGGCGAGCACCTGCGTGCAGGTCGAGAGCCCCTCCGCGCCCTCCGCCATCACAACCTCGGGTCCGAACACCCTGATCTGGGCCCTCGATACGTTGGAGACGGTCGCCACCCCCTAGGGTTCGCCCAGCGCAAAATGGGGGCGAAAGCCCCTTGTGATTTTCGGGAATGTAGTCCAAAAGGCCGACAGAGCCGAAGGTCCCGACCGCGCTACGATCGCTGCGGAACCTCAGTGCAACGACGTACTCTGCATCCGGCACACAGTCGTCACAAACGGTTGCTAGGTTTCCGATGTCAGCTGCTCGCTGGAGGTGGAGAGGGGAAACCACTGTGTCGACCGAAAGTCAGGTCGATGCGACAACGGAGTCGCTGACGCACACACAAACTTCGAAGAATCCCGCTCCCTCCTCCGCCGTGCAGGGACGGACGGACTGGCGGCGCAGCTACGCCCGGCGCCTGTGGATCACCGATCTCCTCGCGCTGATCTGGGTGGTCTACGGCACCCAGATCGCCTGGTTCGGGCTGGGCAACGCCCAACTCTCCATGCGTGAGGATGCCCGTCTGAGCGACGTGTCGTACTGGGCTTTCTCCACCGGCCTGATCATCGCCTGGATGGGTGCCCTCGCCTGGAGCGACTCCCGGAGCTACCGCGTCATCGGCACCGGTTTCGCGGAGTACGTGCGGATCGGCGAGTCGAGTTTCAGGCTCTTCGGCGCGATCGCCATCATCGCCTTCCTCACCCAGATCGACGTCGCCCGCGGGTTCCTGCTGATCAGTCTGCCGATGGGCATCCTGGTACTGCTGTTCACCCGTTGGCTGTGGCGCCAATGGCTCGTCGTGAAGCGTGAGTCAGGTGATTTCTCCGCTCGCGTGCTGCTCGTCGGTTCACTTGACTCGGTGACGCAGATCGCTCGCGAGCTCCGCCGCGTGCCGAGCGCGGGGTACCACGTCGTGGGCGCCTGCACCCCCACGGGCCAGATCGCCAGCACGATCCCGGGCACGGACATCCCCTGGATGGGTTCCGTGGATGCGGTCGAACGGGCCATGGAGCTGACCTCTGCCGACACCGTGGCAGTGACGAGCACGGACGAGCTGCCCCCGTCGAAGGTGAAGCAGATCTCTTGGAACCTGCAGGCCGGAAAACAGCACCTGGTGCTGGCGCCGAGCATCCTCGACATCGCCGGCCCCCGGCTGCACACGCGCCCCGTCGCCGGGCTGCCCCTCATCCACGTCGAGACCCCGCGATTCAGCAAGGGCCAACTGTTCCTCAAGCGCAGCATGGACCTGCTGTCGAGCACACTGGGCGTGATCGTGATCAGCCCGATCCTCATCGCCCTCGCAATCGCCGTGCGCCTCTCCTCCCCCGGCCCGGTGCTGTTCCGCCAGACGCGCATCGGCCGCGGCGGCCGTGAGTTCAAGATGTTGAAGTTCCGGTCAATGGTGGTCGATGCCGAAGATCTGCTGGAGGGCCTGCAGCAGAAGCGCGCCGAAGTCGGCGTCGATTCAGGCAACGAGGTGCTCTTCAAGATGAAGAACGATCCGCGGGTGACTCGCGTGGGTCGCGTAATGCGGAGATTCAGCCTGGATGAGTTGCCTCAGCTCTTCAACGTGATTGGCGGGTCGATGTCGTTGGTCGGCCCCCGCCCACCGCTACCCCGAGAAGTCGAACAGTATGCGGATCACGTACATCGCAGGTTTCTTGTGAAGCCCGGGGTTACGGGGCTATGGCAGGTGAGCGGGCGTTCTTCCCTCTCCTGGGAGGACACCGTTCGCCTCGACCTCTCGTATGTCGAGAACTGGAGCCTCATGGGAGACTTCGCAATCCTCTCGAAGACAGCGAAAGCAGCCTTAGCGCCAGGCCAGACTGCGTTTTGACATTTACTCAGCACCAGGAGCATTACACGGTGAGAAAATCCGTAGCCATCATCGGCACGCGAGGCTATCCGAGCTATTACGGCGGTTTCGAGACCGCGGTTCGCAAGCTAGCGCCCTACCTCGTTGACGCGGGCTGGGACGTGACCGTCTACGGGCGTGATGGCGCAACCAAAGACGACGATCCAGGACGGGACCTGCGCGTCAGAAGCATCATGACACGCGGCGTCGAATCGAAATCGATCAGCACGCTCTCCTATGGCTTCACAGCGTCACTGCATGCGTTTCGAATGAAACCAGACGTCGCATTGGTGATGAACGTCGCGAACGGCTATTTCCTCCCTCTCCTGAAGGTTCGAGGCGTTCGCACGCTCGTGAACGTGGACGGGATTGAATGGCACCGCGCCAAATGGGGCCCTCGCGCGAAGAAGGCATTCCGTGTCGGAGCCCGCCTGACGAAGTGGTTCGGTGATGAACTCGTTTACGATTCACACGAAATCGGACGTAGATGGAAAGACACGTTCGAGCGTCACGGTCATTTCATTCCGTACGGTGGTGACGTCCCTCCGGAGCTACCCGTCGAGCCGGGTTTCACCCATCGCGGGTATGTTCTCGTGGTCGCGCGGTTCGTCCCCGAGAACACCATTCCGGAGTTTCTCGACGCCGCCGAGGCTATCTCCCGCCATATTCCGGTCGTGATCGTCGGTTCCTCCGGATATGGAGGACCACTTGATGAGCAGGTGGCCGAGTTGTCCCGCCGACACGAGTCGATCACGTGGATGGGCCACATCAGCGACGACCAGCGGCTCCTCGCCTTGTGGCAGCACGCTGCCGTGTATTTCCACGGTCATAGTGTGGGCGGCACCAATCCGACGTTGGTGCAAGCTATGGCGACGGCCACTCCGATCGTGGCTCGGGATACCGCGTACAACCGCGAGGTCTTGGGCGGCGGCGGGCATTTCTGCGCGCCCAATCCGGCGGATATCGCGGAGGCCGTGGTGGCACTCGCGCGGGATGCGGACGCTCAGGAAGCGGCCTCGCAGCAGAATTTCGCGCGTTCCCGCGCGGTCTATACGTGGGAAGGCGTCTGCGCCAGCTATGAGCAGCAGCTGAGCGCCCTTGCAGAACGGAAAATGAAGTGACCGACTCTAGGCCTGGACTCATCGCATTTCCGATGCACGGGCAACACAAGCTCTCCAACGAGGGCTACCGTACCCGTGATGGTCATTTCATCGAATGGTTCGGCAAGAAGCTGCGCGGCAAGGGAGACGTGAGAGTCATCTCCCGCCCTGAGCCGCTGGTCCTTGCACCGTTGCGCCGGTACCCCTCCGCCAGCGTGGCACCGAATACGACCCCGATATCCACCCGCGTTTGGAAGCTGCCTTCCTCGAAGGATCGGCAGCGGTGGTGGGTTGATTCGCTGAAGTCGTATCATCGCCGGCTCCCCTCGGTGACAGCCCCGGTGATCACCTGGAACCCGTTCGTGTCGTTGTCGTCAGCGTGGCCGGAGGTCGTCCGGTCACGAATGCCGGTGGCGTTCGACCTTCTCGACGATTGGACAATTCACTATGCCTTCTCGGGTGTGCGCCGTGAGGTAACCGATGCATACCGGGCGCTCTTCGATCACGCTTCCGTCGTAACGGCGAATGCCGAGGGCACAGTCGAGCTGGCGAGACGTTTCGGGCGCGACGATGTCGTCTTTCTGCCGAACGGGTGCGACCCCGAACGATTCAGCCAGAACTCGAATGCTTCCGGGCCCCTGACCATCGGTTACGTGGGGAAGATCGGGAAGCGCCTGAATCTGGAACTTATCCTCGATGCGGCGGATGCCCTACCGCATATCAGTTTCACTTTCGCTGGTCCCGTGCTGGACCAGGAATACCGTCGGCCCATGGAAGCGCGGTCGAACATCACGATGCTTGGAGACGTCCACTACAACGACGTGCCGCAGCTCCTGACTAAGTTCGACCTGGGATGGGTACCCCATCGCGTCGGTGAGGGCGAGGTGGGTGGGGACGTCATCAAGACGTATGAGTACCGCGCCGCAGGTCTTCCTGTACTCACGACTCCAGTAACCGGCGCAGCGAGTCGCGGCCTAGACGCGATCACCGTCCTACCTGCGAGCGATCACGTCACCTGGCTCACTGCAATCGCGCAACGAGGGACTCAGCGAGTCACTCGTGTCGCATCTCCCCTACCTCCCGACGTTCGCTGGGACGGAAAGGCGGACTTCATTCTCGATCGCCTTGGCTTGGGGGCGCGCGCTTGAACGAGTCCCCCCGGGTCTTGTTAGTCGCGATCCCGCTCATGGCCCGGAGCGGCGTGTATAGAACGACTCACGACCTCGTGCGAGCGGCTCAGAGTGCTGGATTCAGCTGGAAGGCCCTCGTCGGAATGCGTCCCGGCGCCCCCGGCGCCCCTCTGATCACCCCGGGCGTACGCGAGTTCAGCTTTTCGGCCCGCGGGAACGCTGGAATACGGCATATTCGCGAGATTATCGGGGCCGCCCCTGAGGCAGCGGACGCCGATGTGGTGATCTCCTT
The sequence above is a segment of the Microbacterium caowuchunii genome. Coding sequences within it:
- the lsrF gene encoding 3-hydroxy-5-phosphonooxypentane-2,4-dione thiolase; its protein translation is MADLDDLRDGTDFSGASAPSAGFHLKGQSGQDWGMRARLSRVFDPADGKTLMLAFDHGYFQGPTSGLENLERSILPLVPQADALMCTRGALRTTIPAENGKGIVLRASGGPSVLKELSDEEIAVSIDDAVRLDAAALAVQVFIGGDNETKSVKNLTTLVDQGQRTGIPVLAVTAVGRDMVRDARYFRLATRISAELGAAFVKTYYVEDGFETVTSSCPVPIVIAGGKKVEEKEALRISYQAIQEGAAGVDMGRNVFQSEHPAAMLSAIRGVVHDGLTPAEAYELFQSLSH
- a CDS encoding ABC transporter permease; translation: MNALDNSATRARRGFVWPAWGWSLIGVLAVWAVIISVRPGAPLDPLTQALSLAPFLVLVALGQMIVITLGPGNIDVSVGTIISMTSYISVAVGATAGPVAGLLAAAGAGVAAGLISVAAILLLRVPPIIATLATSLIVTSATLLLADAARGSADPALRSFVNAKVLGIPAIALLVVLVTVVIWFVLKHTRLGLSIIAVGQSDRAAERAGIKVAGVTATAYLLSAGFAGLVGGLLAAFISPSTVLGTSYMLDSIAVVVIGGTLISGGRPVPAGAWTGALFFVLLSGLLNLVGWSVGAQNVLKGVLVVLVVIIASASTGTGRATIRRLRASLSPGSSRAVPTTTEKKESLHG
- a CDS encoding ABC transporter permease — encoded protein: MSTATVSYPTAGQRARASASNGSPALLSLVALVAIFAITATLQPGILSVPGLTLMLMSSVPLVLAAQAQMIIMSVGDIDLSVGYLVGLVTVIAATLFIDAPLLALGTIVGIVAIYAVIAYVVQRRGVPSIILTLGMSFVWLGIGLQIRPTPGGATPDWLSVISTWRPTWFPAPVIFIIAATLLGWYVTRRARMGTRMRALGSQAPTLEKAGVSLAGTRITAYVIAAVFMILAGLMLASQTWSGDINAASEYTLMTIAAVILGGGTFSGGRALPIGATLGAVTLGLITVLLSLINLPSSLQSAAQGVIVIAVLAGRIITERFAR
- a CDS encoding sugar ABC transporter ATP-binding protein — protein: MTSVTQSSNSATPRATDVVLTATDVSKRYGNTRALAGIDVTVAAGEILGLVGHNGAGKSTLMRVLAGREQPDTGRVTWRGGDAWNQRAAADAGVRMIYQELALCPDLTVAENIALSDRSARGWGWRRTAEKHVAETLDEVFPGHGIGIVRRTSNLTMAQRQMVEIARALCTPNLAMLILDEPTESLSVDATRQLYTHLRRLTASGVSMVLISHRMQEVLANADRIAVMKDGRIVDTVAASATSEEALLATMGGEVHADTATIRRVTNADGAPVDIRNDGLVARIENEGSVPFTVQPGEIIGLAGLAGHGQDTLLRRLWAGGRGVTVAKRRAYVPGDRQTSGIFPLWSVAENLTVSASRQLSRGGVIRSAAKRALAAQWVERLNVKGGARAPITSLSGGNQQKVLVARAFATDASLVLLDDPFRGVDVATKNELYALMRVEAARGRSVVWYSTENGEMAHCDRVYVFRSGRIVSELAGDEIAEDRIIADSFGSDAPTEEDAR
- a CDS encoding substrate-binding domain-containing protein; this translates as MKFPNIRRTATAVTAAAAAVLLLAGCAGGSDAGTADGTEPEGLKIALSNGFVNGWRLTLIDKFETEAEKLKDEGIVSEYSVVNAPGENSATEQASQIRSLMLQNPDVLMVIPASSSALKPVIEEACTAGINVIILDAEMETSCGTVVRNEYGQWGADSLEPALEAIGGAGNIVINRGVIGSQPEEAFHNRQLEILADYPDVNVVAEVNGFCDSATAQKELVGILGSLPEVAAVPGCIGGMGVVQAFESAGREAPVVVFDTDGKSLSFWKESGISNGSFAALTDPGQVVAALYVALAKERGEEVPADVVLPLVKISQDELDYWVAELNADEYASIAWDDASIEAALKALADGEKVQAPAVS
- a CDS encoding GntR family transcriptional regulator — protein: MPTPATHVALDREADAPLWQQLARVLRDEIEAGLLRADQALPSESELIDRYGVSRTVVREALAELVRAGLIYKVRARGSFVSPQRPDLKFIGSMTGSSDDLSTTGRSVTTRVLDFELGTADAEDAEALRIPEGSPVVRLRRLRHVDGTPWLLVDTVLPHDRFPTLGRANLENRSLYEHLRRHFGVEPSGADRWISAVVPTPEDAGLLELGPGQPVLSIESVAWDSDGVPFERYHALHRSDESRFYVGIR